One window of Equus caballus isolate H_3958 breed thoroughbred chromosome 3, TB-T2T, whole genome shotgun sequence genomic DNA carries:
- the SETD6 gene encoding N-lysine methyltransferase SETD6 isoform X2, translating to MATRAKRRRVAGPAGGGNPDPVAGFLSWCRRVGLELSPKVAVSRQGTVAGYGMVAQESVQPGELLFAVPRAALLSQHTCSISGLLERERGALQSQSGWVPLLLALLHELQAPASPWSPYFALWPELGRLEHPMFWPEEQRRQLLQGTGVPEAVEKDLANIRSEYYSIVLPFMEAHPDLFSPRVRSPELYHQLVALVMAYSFQEPLEEEEDEKEPNSPLMVPAADILNHLANHNANLEYSPNCLRMVATQPIPKGHEIFNTYGQMANWQLIHMYGFVEPYPDNTDDTADIQMVTVREAALQGTKVEAERLLLYERWDFLCKLEMVGEEGAFVIGREEVLTEEELTTTLKVLCMPAEEFREFKDQDGWADDKKEEDSLTITNIPKLKASWRQLLRKSVLLTLQTYATDLKTEQDLLSNKEVYAKLSWREQQALQVRYGQKMILHQLLELTS from the exons GTGGCGGGGCCTGCGGGCGGCGGCAACCCGGACCCGGTGGCCGGCTTCCTGAGCTGGTGCCGGCGGGTTGGTTTGGAGCTGAGTCCCAAG GTGGCGGTGAGCCGGCAGGGCACGGTGGCCGGCTACGGCATGGTGGCCCAGGAGAGCGTGCAGCCCGGGGAGTTGCTGTTCGCGGTGCCGCGGGCCGCGCTCCTGTCGCAGCACACCTGCTCCATCAGCGGCCTGCTGGAGCGAG AGAGAGGCGCGTTGCAGAGCCAGTCGGGCTGGGTGCCGTTGCTGCTCGCGCTGCTGCACGAGCTGCAGGCGCCGGCCTCGCCCTGGAGCCCCTACTTTGCGCTCTGGCCGGAGCTGGGCCGCTTGGAGCACCCCATGTTCTG GCCCGAGGAGCAGCGCCGGCAATTGCTGCAGGGCACAGGCGTACCCGAGGCCGTGGAGAAGGATTTGGCCAACATCCGCAGCGAGTACTATTCCATCGTGCTGCCCTTCATGGAAGCCCACCCCGATCTGTTCAGCCCCAGGGTTCGCTCCCCGGAACTCTACCACCAGCTTGTAGCTCTTGTGATGGCCTACAG CTTTCAGGAACcactggaggaagaggaggatgaaaaGGAGCCAAACTCTCCTTTGATGGTGCCTGCTGCAGACATACTAAACCACTTAGCCAATCACAATGCCAATCTAGAATACTCTCCA AATTGTCTTCGGATGGTGGCCACTCAGCCCATTCCTAAAGGCCATGAGATTTTCAACACTTATGGGCAAATGGCTAATTGGCAACTAATTCATATGTACGGTTTTGTTGAACCATATCCTGACAACACGGATGACACAGCTGACATTCAGATGGTGACAGTTCGTGAAGCAGCATTACAGG GAACAAAAGTTGAAGCTGAAAGGCTCCTACTATATGAACGCTGGGATTTCTTATGCAAACTGGAGATGGTAGGGGAAGAGGGAGCCTTTGTGATTGGGCGGGAGGAGGTGCTGACTGAAGAGGAACTGACCACCACACTCAAG GTGCTGTGCATGCCTGCGGAGGAGTTCAGGGAGTTTAAAGACCAGGATGGATGGGCAGATGACAAAAAGGAAGAGGACAGCCTGACAATCACAAATATCCCCAAGCTCAAAGCATCATGGAGACAGCTTCTTCGAAAAAGTGTTTTGTTGACCCTGCAAACCTATGCCACAGACTTAAAAACTGAGCAGGATTTACTCAGTAATAAGGAGGTCTATGCCAAACTCAGCTGGAGGGAACAGCAAGCCTTACAGGTTCGTTATGGTCAGAAGATGATCTTACACCAGTTGTTGGAATTGACGAGTTAG
- the SETD6 gene encoding N-lysine methyltransferase SETD6 isoform X1 yields MATRAKRRRVAGPAGGGNPDPVAGFLSWCRRVGLELSPKVAVSRQGTVAGYGMVAQESVQPGELLFAVPRAALLSQHTCSISGLLERERGALQSQSGWVPLLLALLHELQAPASPWSPYFALWPELGRLEHPMFWPEEQRRQLLQGTGVPEAVEKDLANIRSEYYSIVLPFMEAHPDLFSPRVRSPELYHQLVALVMAYSFQEPLEEEEDEKEPNSPLMVPAADILNHLANHNANLEYSPNCLRMVATQPIPKGHEIFNTYGQMANWQLIHMYGFVEPYPDNTDDTADIQMVTVREAALQGTKVEAERLLLYERWDFLCKLEMVGEEGAFVIGREEVLTEEELTTTLKVLCMPAEEFREFKDQDGWADDKKEEDSLTITNIPKLKASWRQLLRKSVLLTLQTYATDLKTEQDLLSNKEVYAKLSWREQQALQQSEVCSRWHNSPFREETLRHQ; encoded by the exons GTGGCGGGGCCTGCGGGCGGCGGCAACCCGGACCCGGTGGCCGGCTTCCTGAGCTGGTGCCGGCGGGTTGGTTTGGAGCTGAGTCCCAAG GTGGCGGTGAGCCGGCAGGGCACGGTGGCCGGCTACGGCATGGTGGCCCAGGAGAGCGTGCAGCCCGGGGAGTTGCTGTTCGCGGTGCCGCGGGCCGCGCTCCTGTCGCAGCACACCTGCTCCATCAGCGGCCTGCTGGAGCGAG AGAGAGGCGCGTTGCAGAGCCAGTCGGGCTGGGTGCCGTTGCTGCTCGCGCTGCTGCACGAGCTGCAGGCGCCGGCCTCGCCCTGGAGCCCCTACTTTGCGCTCTGGCCGGAGCTGGGCCGCTTGGAGCACCCCATGTTCTG GCCCGAGGAGCAGCGCCGGCAATTGCTGCAGGGCACAGGCGTACCCGAGGCCGTGGAGAAGGATTTGGCCAACATCCGCAGCGAGTACTATTCCATCGTGCTGCCCTTCATGGAAGCCCACCCCGATCTGTTCAGCCCCAGGGTTCGCTCCCCGGAACTCTACCACCAGCTTGTAGCTCTTGTGATGGCCTACAG CTTTCAGGAACcactggaggaagaggaggatgaaaaGGAGCCAAACTCTCCTTTGATGGTGCCTGCTGCAGACATACTAAACCACTTAGCCAATCACAATGCCAATCTAGAATACTCTCCA AATTGTCTTCGGATGGTGGCCACTCAGCCCATTCCTAAAGGCCATGAGATTTTCAACACTTATGGGCAAATGGCTAATTGGCAACTAATTCATATGTACGGTTTTGTTGAACCATATCCTGACAACACGGATGACACAGCTGACATTCAGATGGTGACAGTTCGTGAAGCAGCATTACAGG GAACAAAAGTTGAAGCTGAAAGGCTCCTACTATATGAACGCTGGGATTTCTTATGCAAACTGGAGATGGTAGGGGAAGAGGGAGCCTTTGTGATTGGGCGGGAGGAGGTGCTGACTGAAGAGGAACTGACCACCACACTCAAG GTGCTGTGCATGCCTGCGGAGGAGTTCAGGGAGTTTAAAGACCAGGATGGATGGGCAGATGACAAAAAGGAAGAGGACAGCCTGACAATCACAAATATCCCCAAGCTCAAAGCATCATGGAGACAGCTTCTTCGAAAAAGTGTTTTGTTGACCCTGCAAACCTATGCCACAGACTTAAAAACTGAGCAGGATTTACTCAGTAATAAGGAGGTCTATGCCAAACTCAGCTGGAGGGAACAGCAAGCCTTACAG CAGTCTGAAGTCTGTTCTAGATGGCACAACTCGCCCTTCAGGGAAGAAACTCTAAGACACCAATGA